A DNA window from Ctenopharyngodon idella isolate HZGC_01 chromosome 8, HZGC01, whole genome shotgun sequence contains the following coding sequences:
- the si:dkey-75a21.2 gene encoding uncharacterized protein si:dkey-75a21.2 isoform X1, with translation MTLLKCQHCIGEDKAAEDTDHVEKILPPGYIHLLCHHELLEMSGDVENFRAALKLQLITEEQVQRWLEDFQKTSALTWRKSRTYPDSGRYNKYRVDLRCQHKTYSSSSKTSKNTNCPATMFLILKRYMYERKSRSGDPHIEEGYFLHVNLRNEHNHRLNTAEVMRWRDVSNDTIEKLQQLYKSGHSPSSALKTIKYNLQEEEGDNYIYAIADRSICPDLQFCYRLYYKLFQKSYAEPAEKDISEELFKPLELEQSWETTTVTGQTTCIEDGVSVATLPVITAEGEHFTEDNEPGPIIIIVSICQGAAEEVVGSLDGQLEDIFGMLKKKLNEDPSYTPPIRAFVSNFFQIKTDSALQSSLFCFGKATQTINQITIQPAAGPRRRGALAGRRAVGRPPKSSRREHPYCNSKSNNIPQTLTFCLQENNTLEKTD, from the exons ATGACACTGTTAAAGTGTCAGCATTGTATTGGAGAAGATAAAGCAGCAGAGGACACAGATCACGTGGAG AAAATCTTGCCACCGGGGTACATTCACCTACTGTGTCACCATGAACTGCTGGAAATGTCAGGGGATGTTGAAAACTTTCGAGCGGCTCTTAAATTGCAGCTGATTACTGAGGAGCAGGTCCAAAGGTGGCTGGAGGACTTCCAAAAGACCTCAGCTTTAACATGGAGGAAATCCAGGACATACCCTGATTCTGGACGCTACAACAAATACAGA GTGGATCTGAGATGTCAACACAAAACGTACAGTTCATCATCCAAGACGTCCAAAAATACCAACTGCCCTGCTACCATGTTTCTGATTCTCAAGAGATATATGTATGAAAGAAAGTCTAG ATCAGGAGATCCGCACATAGAAGAGGGCTATTTCCTTCATGTGAACTTAAGGAATGAACATAATCATAGACTGAACACTGCAGAAGTCATGAGGTGGAGAGATGTGTCTAATGACACCATTGAAAAGCTACAACAGCTCTACAAAAGTGGTCACTCTCCTTCATCTGCACTCAAAACCATCAAATACAACCTACAGGAAGAGGAAGGCGATAACTACATTTATGCTATTGCAGATCGATCCATTTGCCCGGACCTTCAGTTCTGCTACAG ATTATACTACAAGCTTTTTCAAAAGTCATATGCTGAACCTGCAG AGAAGGACATTTCAGAAGAGCTTTTCAAACCATTAGAATTGGAACAGTCATGGGAGACGACGACAGTGACAG gACAAACCACGTGCATTGAAGATGGAGTGTCTGTTGCTACTCTACCAGTCATCACTGCAG AAGGAGAACATTTTACAGAAGACAATGAGCCAGGCCcaa TCATTATCATTGTATCTATCTGTCAAGGTGCAGCTGAAGAGGTTGTTGGGTCTTTGGACGGACAGCTCGAGGATATTTTTGGGATGCTAAAAAAGAAGCTAAATGAGGATCCAAGTTATACACCACCTATAAGAGCTTTTGTGTccaatttctttcaaataaagacTGACAGTGCTCTGCAGTCAtcacttttttgttttggtaAGGCCACTCAGACAATCAATCAGATCACTATACAACCAGCTGCAGGTCCACGGAGGAGAGGGGCTTTGGCTGGACGTAGAGCTGTTGGCAGACCCCCAAAGAGCTCAAGAAGAGAGCACCCGTACTGCAACAGCAAATCCAACAACATTCCCCAAACTCTCACATTCTGTTTGCAGGAAAATAACACCCTTGAGAAGACAGATTAA
- the si:dkey-75a21.2 gene encoding uncharacterized protein si:dkey-75a21.2 isoform X2, with product MTLLKCQHCIGEDKAAEDTDHVEKILPPGYIHLLCHHELLEMSGDVENFRAALKLQLITEEQVQRWLEDFQKTSALTWRKSRTYPDSGRYNKYRVDLRCQHKTYSSSSKTSKNTNCPATMFLILKRYMYERKSRSGDPHIEEGYFLHVNLRNEHNHRLNTAEVMRWRDVSNDTIEKLQQLYKSGHSPSSALKTIKYNLQEEEGDNYIYAIADRSICPDLQFCYRLYYKLFQKSYAEPAEKDISEELFKPLELEQSWETTTVTGQTTCIEDGVSVATLPVITAEGEHFTEDNEPGPSAAEEVVGSLDGQLEDIFGMLKKKLNEDPSYTPPIRAFVSNFFQIKTDSALQSSLFCFGKATQTINQITIQPAAGPRRRGALAGRRAVGRPPKSSRREHPYCNSKSNNIPQTLTFCLQENNTLEKTD from the exons ATGACACTGTTAAAGTGTCAGCATTGTATTGGAGAAGATAAAGCAGCAGAGGACACAGATCACGTGGAG AAAATCTTGCCACCGGGGTACATTCACCTACTGTGTCACCATGAACTGCTGGAAATGTCAGGGGATGTTGAAAACTTTCGAGCGGCTCTTAAATTGCAGCTGATTACTGAGGAGCAGGTCCAAAGGTGGCTGGAGGACTTCCAAAAGACCTCAGCTTTAACATGGAGGAAATCCAGGACATACCCTGATTCTGGACGCTACAACAAATACAGA GTGGATCTGAGATGTCAACACAAAACGTACAGTTCATCATCCAAGACGTCCAAAAATACCAACTGCCCTGCTACCATGTTTCTGATTCTCAAGAGATATATGTATGAAAGAAAGTCTAG ATCAGGAGATCCGCACATAGAAGAGGGCTATTTCCTTCATGTGAACTTAAGGAATGAACATAATCATAGACTGAACACTGCAGAAGTCATGAGGTGGAGAGATGTGTCTAATGACACCATTGAAAAGCTACAACAGCTCTACAAAAGTGGTCACTCTCCTTCATCTGCACTCAAAACCATCAAATACAACCTACAGGAAGAGGAAGGCGATAACTACATTTATGCTATTGCAGATCGATCCATTTGCCCGGACCTTCAGTTCTGCTACAG ATTATACTACAAGCTTTTTCAAAAGTCATATGCTGAACCTGCAG AGAAGGACATTTCAGAAGAGCTTTTCAAACCATTAGAATTGGAACAGTCATGGGAGACGACGACAGTGACAG gACAAACCACGTGCATTGAAGATGGAGTGTCTGTTGCTACTCTACCAGTCATCACTGCAG AAGGAGAACATTTTACAGAAGACAATGAGCCAGGCCcaa GTGCAGCTGAAGAGGTTGTTGGGTCTTTGGACGGACAGCTCGAGGATATTTTTGGGATGCTAAAAAAGAAGCTAAATGAGGATCCAAGTTATACACCACCTATAAGAGCTTTTGTGTccaatttctttcaaataaagacTGACAGTGCTCTGCAGTCAtcacttttttgttttggtaAGGCCACTCAGACAATCAATCAGATCACTATACAACCAGCTGCAGGTCCACGGAGGAGAGGGGCTTTGGCTGGACGTAGAGCTGTTGGCAGACCCCCAAAGAGCTCAAGAAGAGAGCACCCGTACTGCAACAGCAAATCCAACAACATTCCCCAAACTCTCACATTCTGTTTGCAGGAAAATAACACCCTTGAGAAGACAGATTAA
- the si:dkey-75a21.2 gene encoding uncharacterized protein si:dkey-75a21.2 isoform X4 — translation MTLLKCQHCIGEDKAAEDTDHVEKILPPGYIHLLCHHELLEMSGDVENFRAALKLQLITEEQVQRWLEDFQKTSALTWRKSRTYPDSGRYNKYRVDLRCQHKTYSSSSKTSKNTNCPATMFLILKRYMYERKSRSGDPHIEEGYFLHVNLRNEHNHRLNTAEVMRWRDVSNDTIEKLQQLYKSGHSPSSALKTIKYNLQEEEGDNYIYAIADRSICPDLQFCYRLYYKLFQKSYAEPAEKDISEELFKPLELEQSWETTTVTGQTTCIEDGVSVATLPVITAVHFCQVFWKEGPKSRQKENILQKTMSQAQVQLKRLLGLWTDSSRIFLGC, via the exons ATGACACTGTTAAAGTGTCAGCATTGTATTGGAGAAGATAAAGCAGCAGAGGACACAGATCACGTGGAG AAAATCTTGCCACCGGGGTACATTCACCTACTGTGTCACCATGAACTGCTGGAAATGTCAGGGGATGTTGAAAACTTTCGAGCGGCTCTTAAATTGCAGCTGATTACTGAGGAGCAGGTCCAAAGGTGGCTGGAGGACTTCCAAAAGACCTCAGCTTTAACATGGAGGAAATCCAGGACATACCCTGATTCTGGACGCTACAACAAATACAGA GTGGATCTGAGATGTCAACACAAAACGTACAGTTCATCATCCAAGACGTCCAAAAATACCAACTGCCCTGCTACCATGTTTCTGATTCTCAAGAGATATATGTATGAAAGAAAGTCTAG ATCAGGAGATCCGCACATAGAAGAGGGCTATTTCCTTCATGTGAACTTAAGGAATGAACATAATCATAGACTGAACACTGCAGAAGTCATGAGGTGGAGAGATGTGTCTAATGACACCATTGAAAAGCTACAACAGCTCTACAAAAGTGGTCACTCTCCTTCATCTGCACTCAAAACCATCAAATACAACCTACAGGAAGAGGAAGGCGATAACTACATTTATGCTATTGCAGATCGATCCATTTGCCCGGACCTTCAGTTCTGCTACAG ATTATACTACAAGCTTTTTCAAAAGTCATATGCTGAACCTGCAG AGAAGGACATTTCAGAAGAGCTTTTCAAACCATTAGAATTGGAACAGTCATGGGAGACGACGACAGTGACAG gACAAACCACGTGCATTGAAGATGGAGTGTCTGTTGCTACTCTACCAGTCATCACTGCAG ttcatttttgtcaGGTTTTCTGGAAGGAAGGACCCAAGAGCAGACAG AAGGAGAACATTTTACAGAAGACAATGAGCCAGGCCcaa GTGCAGCTGAAGAGGTTGTTGGGTCTTTGGACGGACAGCTCGAGGATATTTTTGGGATGCTAA
- the si:dkey-75a21.2 gene encoding uncharacterized protein si:dkey-75a21.2 isoform X3, translating to MTLLKCQHCIGEDKAAEDTDHVEKILPPGYIHLLCHHELLEMSGDVENFRAALKLQLITEEQVQRWLEDFQKTSALTWRKSRTYPDSGRYNKYRVDLRCQHKTYSSSSKTSKNTNCPATMFLILKRYMYERKSRSGDPHIEEGYFLHVNLRNEHNHRLNTAEVMRWRDVSNDTIEKLQQLYKSGHSPSSALKTIKYNLQEEEGDNYIYAIADRSICPDLQFCYRLYYKLFQKSYAEPAEKDISEELFKPLELEQSWETTTVTGQTTCIEDGVSVATLPVITAVHFCQVFWKEGPKSRQKENILQKTMSQAQSLSLYLSVKVQLKRLLGLWTDSSRIFLGC from the exons ATGACACTGTTAAAGTGTCAGCATTGTATTGGAGAAGATAAAGCAGCAGAGGACACAGATCACGTGGAG AAAATCTTGCCACCGGGGTACATTCACCTACTGTGTCACCATGAACTGCTGGAAATGTCAGGGGATGTTGAAAACTTTCGAGCGGCTCTTAAATTGCAGCTGATTACTGAGGAGCAGGTCCAAAGGTGGCTGGAGGACTTCCAAAAGACCTCAGCTTTAACATGGAGGAAATCCAGGACATACCCTGATTCTGGACGCTACAACAAATACAGA GTGGATCTGAGATGTCAACACAAAACGTACAGTTCATCATCCAAGACGTCCAAAAATACCAACTGCCCTGCTACCATGTTTCTGATTCTCAAGAGATATATGTATGAAAGAAAGTCTAG ATCAGGAGATCCGCACATAGAAGAGGGCTATTTCCTTCATGTGAACTTAAGGAATGAACATAATCATAGACTGAACACTGCAGAAGTCATGAGGTGGAGAGATGTGTCTAATGACACCATTGAAAAGCTACAACAGCTCTACAAAAGTGGTCACTCTCCTTCATCTGCACTCAAAACCATCAAATACAACCTACAGGAAGAGGAAGGCGATAACTACATTTATGCTATTGCAGATCGATCCATTTGCCCGGACCTTCAGTTCTGCTACAG ATTATACTACAAGCTTTTTCAAAAGTCATATGCTGAACCTGCAG AGAAGGACATTTCAGAAGAGCTTTTCAAACCATTAGAATTGGAACAGTCATGGGAGACGACGACAGTGACAG gACAAACCACGTGCATTGAAGATGGAGTGTCTGTTGCTACTCTACCAGTCATCACTGCAG ttcatttttgtcaGGTTTTCTGGAAGGAAGGACCCAAGAGCAGACAG AAGGAGAACATTTTACAGAAGACAATGAGCCAGGCCcaa TCATTATCATTGTATCTATCTGTCAAGGTGCAGCTGAAGAGGTTGTTGGGTCTTTGGACGGACAGCTCGAGGATATTTTTGGGATGCTAA